From a single Helicovermis profundi genomic region:
- a CDS encoding response regulator → MKYYLIDDDELIIRILENIIEEECLGEIIGFNSSSKVALEEIPFLSPDVILIDLLMPDMDGINLVKEIKKRSVKSKIVMISQVDEKTLISKAYESGIDFYIHKPINKIELKKVLDNINKISEYENKFEIMKGVFNSEFNKTLNAPSLIKTRVDNITFIFSKLGIVGEKGAKDLLQICEYLIKEKKTTYDLNLQEICKDLTKNPRAMEQRIRRTINKSLLNIASIGLEDYLNDVYTRYSNTLFDFENVKAEMDYLRGKKETGGKINVKKFIDNIIIFSEY, encoded by the coding sequence ATGAAATACTATTTAATAGATGATGATGAATTAATAATAAGAATACTTGAAAATATTATTGAAGAGGAATGTTTAGGCGAAATAATAGGATTTAATTCTAGTAGTAAAGTGGCACTAGAAGAAATTCCATTTTTAAGTCCAGATGTTATTTTGATTGATTTATTAATGCCTGATATGGATGGAATAAATTTAGTTAAAGAAATAAAAAAAAGAAGCGTAAAATCTAAAATTGTTATGATTTCTCAAGTAGATGAAAAAACACTTATCTCAAAAGCCTACGAAAGTGGAATTGATTTTTATATACATAAACCAATAAATAAAATTGAATTAAAAAAAGTACTAGATAATATAAATAAGATATCAGAGTATGAAAATAAATTTGAAATTATGAAGGGAGTTTTTAACTCTGAATTTAATAAAACATTAAATGCGCCAAGTTTAATAAAGACAAGAGTTGATAATATAACATTTATTTTTTCGAAACTTGGTATAGTTGGTGAAAAAGGAGCAAAAGATTTACTTCAAATATGTGAATACCTTATAAAAGAAAAAAAGACAACCTATGATCTAAATTTACAAGAAATATGCAAAGACCTAACAAAAAATCCAAGAGCAATGGAGCAGAGAATTAGAAGAACTATAAATAAATCTCTACTAAATATAGCAAGCATAGGACTAGAAGATTACTTAAACGACGTATACACAAGATACTCAAATACCTTATTTGATTTTGAAAATGTAAAAGCAGAAATGGACTACCTAAGAGGGAAAAAAGAAACCGGTGGAAAAATAAATGTAAAAAAATTCATAGATAATATCATTATTTTTTCCGAGTACTAA
- a CDS encoding sensor histidine kinase: MKEKLIRAFSKDNIKYMILIALFDAITSQIFIDMIILNFRISISVIILPIFYYYNRKLSPIATSIFIASFGLFFRSLLTYISTGDFLLGFFNDYNIAFFDISYGLIYYYLMKKRNYDERTIIMWFSSIWACDFFSNAIEITSRFHTLKEDVVVIFNKLLLVGLIRASIAVLVVLVFEYYRMIFHKEKQLEKYKEMIGIVSDLKSELYFMKSNMGYIEGVMKDAYSLYENSVKEDYKRKSLRIAKDIHEVKKNYQRVLIGMENLGEKDSGNFSITLSEILDILKDTYEKDSKFKLHDCKIIVSLHFDRNVKKHYYMMSIFRNLFNNSIESFKRYTNNYIKILVYKEDKKLKIRITDNGSGIKKKDLAYICKAGYSTKFDESTGNIYRGMGLSIIKDIVEKEFGGEIFIESTIGIGTEIKIVIPIFML, encoded by the coding sequence ATGAAAGAAAAGTTAATTAGAGCATTTAGTAAAGATAATATAAAATACATGATTTTAATTGCACTTTTTGATGCTATAACTTCACAGATTTTTATTGATATGATAATTTTAAATTTTAGAATTTCTATATCAGTAATTATTTTGCCGATATTTTACTATTACAATAGAAAATTAAGTCCAATCGCAACATCAATTTTTATTGCATCTTTTGGACTTTTTTTTAGAAGTCTGCTTACGTATATATCAACCGGTGATTTTCTTTTAGGTTTTTTTAATGATTACAATATTGCTTTTTTTGACATTTCTTATGGATTAATTTATTACTATCTTATGAAAAAAAGAAACTATGATGAAAGAACTATTATAATGTGGTTTTCATCAATTTGGGCATGCGATTTTTTCTCGAATGCTATAGAAATTACTTCAAGGTTTCATACTTTAAAGGAAGATGTTGTTGTAATATTTAATAAATTGCTCTTAGTTGGCCTTATTAGAGCGAGTATAGCAGTCTTAGTTGTTTTAGTTTTTGAGTATTATAGGATGATATTTCATAAAGAGAAGCAACTTGAAAAATATAAAGAAATGATAGGCATTGTCTCTGATTTAAAATCTGAACTTTACTTTATGAAATCTAATATGGGATATATAGAGGGCGTTATGAAAGATGCTTACTCTTTGTATGAAAACTCTGTCAAAGAAGATTATAAAAGAAAGTCATTAAGGATTGCAAAAGATATTCATGAAGTTAAAAAAAATTATCAAAGAGTCTTAATAGGAATGGAAAATCTAGGTGAAAAAGACAGCGGGAATTTTTCAATTACTTTATCTGAAATTTTAGATATATTAAAAGATACTTATGAAAAGGATTCAAAGTTTAAACTACATGATTGTAAAATAATAGTTTCTTTGCACTTTGATAGAAACGTAAAGAAACATTACTATATGATGTCTATATTTAGAAACTTGTTTAATAATTCAATAGAAAGTTTTAAAAGATATACTAATAACTATATTAAAATATTAGTTTATAAAGAAGATAAAAAACTTAAAATCAGAATAACTGATAATGGTTCAGGAATCAAGAAAAAAGATTTAGCTTATATTTGTAAAGCTGGATATTCTACTAAATTTGATGAAAGCACTGGAAATATATATAGGGGAATGGGCCTATCTATTATAAAGGATATTGTAGAAAAGGAATTTGGCGGAGAAATTTTTATTGAGTCAACAATTGGAATTGGGACTGAGATAAAAATTGTAATTCCTATTTTTATGCTATAA